The following coding sequences lie in one Rutidosis leptorrhynchoides isolate AG116_Rl617_1_P2 chromosome 4, CSIRO_AGI_Rlap_v1, whole genome shotgun sequence genomic window:
- the LOC139904054 gene encoding FCS-Like Zinc finger 14-like, producing MADFKGKNTNKARLALKALPFFLSSSNSNDQNKSVKRFGEQNGVVGLGIVVALNNESPGQNNTQNPVFAVSPRSDPIPIFSSKIPNIKDDVEIELLEEYTCVISHVGNNLIKKREYFDGGFMRKNGSLTTSYWVNTNGGGGGVFCAPSPPVVNGGGMMVLEDVDFLSSCNLCKKKLHGLDIFMYRGEKAFCSEECRYKQISVDENKEKHASKVRKQPEYVETLCSSPMQLSAGMAVA from the exons ATGGCAGATTTCAAGGGAAAAAACACTAACAAAGCAAGATTAGCATTAAAAGCTCTACCTTTTTTCTTATCTTCATCAAATTCCAATGATCAAAACAAATCAGTTAAAAGATTTGGTGAACAAAACGGCGTCGTTGGGTTGGGAATTGTGGTTGCTTTAAATAATGAATCACCGGGTCAAAATAATACCCAGAATCCGGTTTTTGCAGTTTCACCAAGATCCGACCCGATCCCTATATTTAGTAGTAAAATACCCAATATTAAAGATGATGTTGAAATTGAGTTACTGGAAGAGTATACATGTGTGATATCACATGTGGGTAATAATTTAATTAAGAAAAGAGAGTATTTTGATGGTGGGTTTATGAGAAAAAATGGTAGTCTTACAACTAGCTATTGGGTTAATACTAACGGTGGTGGAGGTGGAGTGTTTTGTGCACCATCACCACCGGTGGTTAATGGTGGTGGAATGATGGTTTTGGAGGATGTTGATTTCTTGAGTTCTTGTAATCTTTGCAAGAAAAAGCTTCATGGGTTGGATATTTTCATGTACAG AGGTGAGAAAGCATTTTGTAGTGAAGAATGTCGGTACAAGCAGATCTCCGTTGATGAAAACAAAGAAAAGCATGCATCAAAGGTGCGGAAACAGCCTGAATACGTAGAGACTCTATGCTCCAGTCCTATGCAGTTATCTGCCGGGATGGCTGTAGCATGA
- the LOC139843023 gene encoding uncharacterized protein: MDKAFKMFNFLIDDLDDEKIVTFVNSLWEEEEEEVEGEASSSRVPRPRTYIARDREAAAERLYNDYFAESPIYPEKKFKRRFRMSRQLLLRIIEGISNYNSHNIPDYFLYFRERPDCTGRQSLTIYQKCTAAIRQMAYGTTPDMFDEYIKIGEKTAGQCLENFCQCVFHLFAREYLRKPTADDIARLYNFHSQKHGLPGMLGSIDCMHWEWKNCPVTWQGQYTRGDQKGPSVMLEAVASQDLWIWHAFFGMAGSNNDINVLNMSPLFNTIKDGTAPPSPFEVNGHHYERGYYLGDV; encoded by the exons ATGGATAAGGCCTTCAAAATGTTTAACTTTTTAATCGATGATTTGGATGATGAAAAAATTGTTACGTTCGTTAACAGTTTATgggaagaagaggaagaagaagtagAAGGAGAGGCGAGTAGTTCACGAGTCCCTCGTCCCCGCACTTATATTGCACGAGATCGTGAGGCTGCTGCCGAGAGGTTATACAATGATTATTTTGCGGAGTCACCTATTTATCCAGAAAAAAAGTTCAAACGACGGTTTCGAATGAGTCGTCAATTGTTGCTCCGTATCATCGAAGGTATATCTAACTATAATAGTCATAATATACCCGATTATTTTTTGTACTTTAGGGAGCGTCCCGATTGTACTGGACGTCAAAGTTTGACAATATACCAAAAGTGTACGGCGGCCATACGCCAAATGGCGTATGGAACCACACCTGATATGTTTGACGAATATATAAAAATTGGTGAGAAAACTGCTGGCCAATGTCTAGAAAACTTTTGTCAATGCGTATTTCATTTGTTTGCAAGAGAGTATTTACGTAAACCAACCGCAGATGATATTGCTCGGCTTTATAATTTTCATTCACAAAAACATGGTTTACCGGGTATGCTTGGTAgcattgattgtatgcattgggagtgGAAAAATTGCCCTGTTACGTGGCAAGGGCAATATACTCGAGGTGATCAAAAAGGCCCGTCTGTTATGCTCGAGGCAGTAGCCTCTCAAGATTTGTGGATATGGCATGCATTTTTTGGTATGGCGGGTTCAAACAACGACATTAATGTTTTAAATATGTCGCCATTATTCAACACCATAAAAGATGGCACTGCTCCACCTTCACCATTTGAAGTAAACGGACATCACTATGAGAGAGGGTATTACTTAGGTGATG TTTGA